The uncultured Eubacteriales bacterium region CCCGGGCGGACGGCAGCACCTACCCCATCGAGGTGGCCGTCTATCCCCTGCCCAATTTCGAGGGGACCGAGCCCATGGCGGTTCAGCAGGGGGCCGGCATGGTGGTGAGCAAGTCCACCCCTGAACGGGAGAAGGCCGCGGTGGCCTTTCTCAAATGGTTCACCCAGCCGGAGCAGAACAGCCGCTTTGCCATGTCCTCGGGCTATCTCCCCGTTACTAACGCCGCCAACCAGAGCGTGGCGGCCCTCAAGGAGCAGAGCGGGGAGATGTCCGCCGTTTTGTACGACACGCTGACCATCGGCGCGGAGATGACGGGGGAGTATCGGCTCTACGCCGGAAAGGCCTTTGAAAACGGGAGCGACGCCAGAGTCATAGTAAATACCTCTATGGACGAGAAGGCGAAGAAAGACCGGGCCGCGGTAAAAGCGCTGATGGATCAGGGTATTTCCCGGACCGAGGCGGTGGCGCGGTACGATACCGATGAAAACTTCAGCAGCTGGCTAAACGGTTTCCGTGCCGAGCTGAAAAACATAATTAAGTAGAAAACCATTGGGATGCCGGGGGGGGTGAGCGGATGGAGCGGGAGAGTCGTCGGCGGAGGGGGAGCACCCTTTTCCGCCGTATGCTGGTGTTCCTGTTGGTGATTTTGCTGCTCCAGACGGCCATCTATCTGGCGGTCTTTTTCGGCGGAGGCGTCGTGAGGGAGACCGAGAACAACGCTTTTGAGATCCTCCGGGAACGGACGGCCAGCCGCAAGCAGGACCTGGAGAACAACATGCTCCAGCGCTGGTCCAACGTGGAGGAGGGGAAGAACGACCTGATGGGGATAGTGGGCCGGGTGCTGGCGGACAGCGGCGCGTCTGCCGCCGACCTGGGCTCCGACAGCGCCCTCTGCCAGGATATCCTGGACAGGGTGACTCCCAACCTCGTTGCCATGCTCCGGCGCACCGGCGTTACCGGCGCGTTCGCCATCCTGAATTGCCCCTCCGGGGAGGGGAACTATCCGGGCGTCTACATCCGGGACTACGGTCCGGAGAACTATGTGTCCAGCAACGCGGACCTCCTGATGGAGCGGGGTCTGCCCCAGGTGGCGCGGGACCTCTCCATCCCCATGGACAGCTATTGGAGCGCTTTCTTCCGCTTTGGCGAGGGCCTGGAGAGCTCCACGGACTTCTACTTCCGCCCCCTGGAGGCGGCTGCAGCGGCCGCGCCGGAGGACCGGCAGGAGAACTACTTCTACCACTGGAGCAGCAGCTTTACCCTCAGCCCGGCGGATCGCCCGGTCATTGCCTATACCATCCCTCTGGTATGGAAGGACGGCACGGTCTTTGGCGTCCTCGGCATTGATCTGACGGCGGACTACCTGGCTGATCAGCTCAACTACAGCGAGCTGGGCGGGGACCGGTCGGGGGCCTATTTCCTGGGACGGAGCACCGACGGGGGCCAGACCTATACCGCCGTCTGCACCAGCGGTCCTATGTTTAAGGCCTACTTCGGAAAGACCGATCGCCTGGAGATCCAGTCCGACGCGGAGTACAGCGGCATCGTCACTTTGCCCGGCGCTCTGGAGTATTCGGGCAAGACGATTTACGGCTCGGTCCAGCCGTTAAAGCTCTATAACAGCAATACACCTTTCGCGGGTGACCGGTGGGCCCTGATCGGCATCCAGAGCGAAACACACCTGCTCCAATTCTCCAGGCAAGTGAACACCATGCTGCTCGTTACCTCGGCTATCTCCCTGGCGCTGGGCCTCGTCTTCACCTTCCTGGCGGCCCGGTCCTTCACGCGGCCTATCTCCTCTCTGGTGGGAGACCTCCGCCAGAGCGACCCCAACAGGCTCATCCGCCTGCGCCGGGTCAATATCACTGAGGTGGATGCCCTGTCCGAATCCATCGAAAACCTCTCTAACTCTGCGGTGGAGGCTGCCTCCCATACCTCAAAGATTATCTCCATGTCCCATATCCCCATCGGCGTGTTCGAGTATCGGGCAAACGCGGATACGGTTTTCTGCGGCAAAAATCTCTTCGAGCTCCTGTGCTGGCCCGAACGGCCAGAGGACGATGTCTTCCTCCCCGAGAGGGAGTTCTTCCGCCGCCTCTATGCCATTACCGGGGAGAGTAACCTGAAGACCGCGGGGGAGCAGGTTTACCATGTCGACTGCGGCGAGCGGGAGCGTTGGGTGCAGTTCTTCTGCCGGTGGGAGGAAGAGGTCGCCTTGGGCGTCTTCCTGGATGTGACGGCGGACATGGAGGCACGGCAGCGCATCGAGTACGAGCGGGACTACGACGTGCTCACCGGCCTCTATAACCGCCGCGCCTTTGACCGGGAGGTGGAGACGCGGCTCGCCGCCGGAGAGAAAGCGTTGGGGGTGGCAGCCATGCTCATGGTGGACCTGGACAACCTCAAGTATATCAACGACTCCTTTGGGCACGACTATGGGGACTGCTACATCCAGACCTTCGCCCGCTGCCTGCGGTATTTCGATTGCCCGCACGCCGTTCTGGGCCGCCGCTCAGGGGACGAGTTCAACGTCTTTCTCTACGGGTACGAGAGCGAGGACGCCGTGCGCGGCGCGGCAGTGGGTTTTTGGGGCCAGTTGGGGGAGACCACCAGCGCCCTGCCCCGGGGCGGAGAGATCCGGGTGCGGGCCTCGGGTGGCCTTGCGTGGTACGGCAGGGACACGGACAGCTACGCTGAGCTCCTGCGTATGGCCGACTTCACCATGTATAACGTGAAGCACACCGTCAAAGGTGTGCTCCGGGAGTTCAACAGGAAGGAATACGACCGGGAAGCCATTCTCATCCAGGGCCAGGACGACTTGAACCGTATGCTGGAAAACCGCATGGTGCGCTACGCGATCCAGCCCATCGTCTCGGCGGAGGACGGCTCGGTTTACGGGTATGAATTCCTGATGCGCCCAATGGTGAAACGGTTTTCCAATCTGGAGGATCTGTTCCGCCTTGCCAAGGCCGAGTCAAAGCTCCAGCAGATCGAGGAGCTGACCTGGGGCGAGGCGATGAGCCGGTTTGCTTTCCTGGCCCGCACAGGGCAGATCGCCGCCCATACACGCGCCTTCATCAATTCGGTGAGCAACCAGAACGTCGCCAACCGTTTCCTGTCGGAGCTTGAGGAGCTGTACGGCGACGTCCTGGACAGGGTCGTCATCGAAATCACTGAGAGCGAAGAGGCCGACCGCAGGATCATCAACGCCAAGCGGGAGCGGGTCGGGAGCTGGGGCGGCCTCATGGCGCTGGACGACTACGGCACCGGCTATAATACCGACGCCGCGCTGGTGGACTTTGCACCCGACATGGTCAAGGTGGACGCCAGCCTGACCCATCGGATTGACCAGGATGCTGACCGCCTGGCACTGGTCTCCAATCTGGTGAGTTACGCGAAGGGCCGTGACATCCTGGTTCTGGCCGAGGGCGTGGAGACCTATGAGGAGATGAAAACTCTCATTGCTTGCGGTGTGGACTATCTCCAGGGCTATTACCTGTCCCGCCCCGATTTCACGGTGCCCCAGGTGCCTGAGACGGTGGTGGAGGAGATCCGTGCCCTTCAGAGAGAATGTACCCAGGGGCTCCAGCCTGTCTGACCCCACATCGATTATTAAATGTGAAAAAGAGAGCGCGCCCCGACGGGCGCGCTCTCTTTAGATACAGCTATCGGCTAAGCTGGAGGAGAGGCGGTAGGAGTTTTTTCCCTCCCGCTTGGCCTGGTACATGGCGGCGTCCGCCGCCTCAAAGAGGGCGGCGTAGCTGTTACCATCCTGAGGGAAGAGCGAAATCCCCACACTGCATGTAAAGGGGAAAACATTGTCGGAATCAAACGGCTGCTCTGAAAGTGTGCGGCAGAGCCTTTCCGCCCGGCTTGAGGCCAGCTCCGGCGAGCTGACGCCGGGCATGAAGACCAAAAACTCGTCTCCGCCCGCCCGGCCCAAAATGTCGCTCTCCCGGAAGGTATCCCGCAGGACCCGGGCGGTGAGGCGCAGGGCGCGGTCCCCGGTGGCGTGGCCTTGGCTGTCGTTGATAGACTTAAAATTGTCCAGGTCCAGCATGAAGAGCGCTCCGCCCTCCTTCGCCCTGGGGGACTGGGTCCACTCCTCCACCCGAAGGGTCACGGCGCTGCGATTGAGAAGCCCCGTCAGGTCGTCCCTTGTAGAGCGGGCCACCAGATTGGCCTCACGGCGCTTGCGTGCGTCGATATTCTCAAACCGGCCCAGCAGGGCCATGGGCCTCCCGTGCCTATCATAGGTTGCTGCTACCCGGCACTCGTACCAGACGTAACTTCCGCCGCTATGGAGAAGCCGGAGCTCCTGGAGCGCCTCATCCTTGGGGGCGGGCGGGTTTTCCGCCATCGCCCGGAGCTTGTGTCTGTCCTCCCGGTGGATGAGCTTACAGAGCCGTAAGGAACAGTCTGCGCCCTCCAGATGGAGACCCAGCCCCAGCTCCTGGGGCAGGTTGTCGCTGAAGGTGAGCACGCGCGACTGGAAGCGGTACTCAAAGAGGAAGGTGTTGGCAAAATGGGACAGGAGGTAGAACTGCCCGCGCTCGGCGGCTGATTGAGGGGCCTGGAGGAAAAGTCTGGAGGCCAGGACGATGAGTCCGGCCCCTATCGCCCCCAAAATGCACAGCAGCACGGCGTGGGGCAGCATCCATGGGGCGCGGGAGCCATAGTCGCACAGGAGCAGCACCTCGGCGAGAAGGGACAGTCCGGCCCCCAGCGCGGCTCCAATCGCGGCGGTTCGACGACCCATCACAGCTCATCCTTCCCTTGTAACGTGACGAAAGTATACACCATAATTTGGAAGAAATCAAACATTTTTTGGAAATTTACCATCAAAAGACAAAAAGAGGCAAAAAGAGACATGGACTCTTTGCAGCAGTGCCGTTTTGTGATAGACTCAAAGGAAAAAGGGGGAAGGACATGGAGGAAAAAATCGTACGGGGCCGTTTCGCGCCCAGCCCCAGCGGGCGGATGCACCTGGGCAATCTCTTTTCGGCCCTCCTCGCCTGGCTGTCGGTCAGAAGCGCCGGGGGAAAGCTGGTCCTCCGCATGGAGGACCTGGACCCGGACCGATGTCGGAGCGAATATAGCCGCCAACTGGCCGACGACCTACGCTGGCTTGGCCTTAACTGGGATGAGGGCTATGAGCAGGGTGGGGGGGATGGCCCCTACGAACAGAGTGGGAGGACGGCGCTCTACGCCGCCGCGTTTCAAGAGCTGGAAGGGAAGGGTCTGGTCTACCCCTGCTACTGCACCCGGGCCGAGTGCCTGGCCGCCAGCGCACCCCACCGCTCCGATGGGCAGGCCATTTACGACGGGCGCTGCCGTATCCTGACAGGGGAGGAGCGCTCCCGCCTCACCCAGGAGGGCCGCCGCCCGGCCTGGCGGCTGGCTGTGCCGGACAGGGTAATTTCCTTTACAGATGTGCACCTTGGCCCCTTTGCGGAGAATCTTGCCCGAGACTGCGGTGACTTTATTGTCCGTAGGTCGGACGGGGTGTATGCCTACCAGCTTGCCGTGGTGGTGGACGACGCATCCATGGGGATCACCCAGGTGGTCCGGGGGTATGACCTGCTGGACTCCACCCCCCGCCAACTCTGGCTGTACGAGCTGCTGGAGCTTACGCCGCCCGAGTTCTTCCATGTCCCTCTGCTCTTGGCCCCCGACGGCCGCCGCCTCTCCAAGCGGGAAAAGGATCTGGATGTGGAGGCCCTGCGCCGCCGATTTACGGCGGAGGAGATCATCGGAAAGCTGGCATACCTCGCCGGATTGCAGCCCGCCCCGGCACCCAGCCCCGCTGCAGCGCTGATTCCGGCCTTCTCCTGGGGGAAGGTGCCCGGGGAGGACATCTACGTCCCGGACGAGCTCTGGGCGTGATCTAATAGCTGCAGACGGCTATTAGCCGCGGGCGGCTCCCGTCCTTTGGAAACCGCCGATAATACCATATGTCACGAAAAGATTGCGTTTGTGATATGAGGAGGAGTAAAAATGGCGAAGAGACCTGTCACCACTTTGTTTATGCTGATCTCCGTCGACGGGAAGATCAGCACCGGCGCGGCGGAGGCGCTGGACGTAGATAAGGATTTTCCACAAATATCGGGTGTCCGCGAGGGGCTGCACCAGTACTATGAAATCGAGCAGACTACCGACCTCTGGGCCCTCAATTCTGGCCGGGTCCAGGCGAAGATGGGTGTAAACCAAAAGCCCTTGCCGGAGAGGCGGCTGCCTGTGAGCTTCGTCGTGATGGATAATCACCACCTGACGCGTCACGGTGTGGAGTACCTTGCCCATTTTGTGAAGAACGCGGTCATCGTTACCTCCAACCCCGGACACCCGGCCTTTTCGGTCCTGAACGAGCACCTGCATATCCTGTATTACGAGCGCCTTGACGCCCCCGTCATGCTGGAGGACCTCTATGAGAAATTCGGCTGCGAGGCTCTCACCATCCAAACGGGGGGCACCCTGAACGCCCTCTTCCTTCGGGAAAAGCTGATCGACCGCGTGGACCTTGTGGTGGCGCCCGTACTCGTCGGCGGGCGTGACACGGCATCCCTCATCGACGGCCCCTCCCTGACCGCCCCAGAGGAGCTGAGCAAGCTGGGGGTGCTCCAGCTTGAACGTGCGGAGCCCCTTGCCGACTCTTACCTGCGCCTGCGCTACAAAGTCGTTAAATAAAAAAAGTGCCAGGCCCGTAAATACGGGCCTGGCACTTTAAAACGCCGTGGGTGATTGCTTTATGATAGCTCCCGCAGGATGCGGTAGAGCTCCTCCGTGTTGTCGGCCACGTGTGCCGCGCCGTGCTCCAGCAGGAAGGGCCGGTCCCGGAATCCCCAGGAGACGCTGACGCAGGGGAGAAGTGCGTTCTCTGCAGTTTCCAGGTCCACATCGGAGTCCCCTACGTAGACGGCTTTTTCTGCAGAGGAGCCCAATTGCTCAAGGGCCAGGCGTACCATGTCCGGAGCGGGCTTGCGTGCCACGCCGTTCCGCTCCCCGATGGCTACGGGTACCAGATCATCAAAATGGCTCTGCGCCAGCCCCTTCACCGCTCCATCCAATTTATTGGAGACGATGGCCAGCTTGTACCCCTCGTTCCCCAGCTTGCCCAGCAGATCGGTCACGCCGGGGTAGGGGGCGGTCTTGTTCTCCATGTTCAGCAGGTAGTGGGCCCGGAACAGCTCCAAACAGCGTCCACGGACCTCGTCCGGCGTACCCTCCGGTACGGCCCGGGCGATGAGCAGCCCGACTCCGTTGCCCACGAAGGACCGAATCTCCTCCAGAGTCCGCAGGGGCAGCCCGCAGGCGGCCAGGGCGTAGTTTGCGCTGTCTGCAAGGTCCTGAAGGGTATCCAGCAGGGTGCCGTCCAGGTCGAAAATCACGGTGTCAAATCTCATTCGCTCACGCTTTCTAAAAGATATTCTTCAATATTATAGCGCGTTCGAAAACAGAAAAATAGTCATTGACAAATTCGCCTTGTTCTGCTAAAATAACATTCGTTCTGTACGGGGCAAAAGCCGTGCGGAGCCCGATGTGGGGGTATAGCTCAGCTGGGAGAGCGCTTGAATGGCATTCAAGAGGTCAGCGGTTCGATCCCGCTTATCTCCACCACAAAAAACTGAATATTGCGACGTGGGGGTATAGCTCAGCTGGGAGAGCGCTTGAATGGCATTCAAGAGGTCAGCGGTTCGATCCCGCTTATCTCCACCAAAGAAAAAGCTCATTTTGATGAAAATCAAAACGAGCTTTTTCTTTTCTCCGCAACTGGATTGACTTATCCGCAACATGCTATGCGCCCTTTATAAATCCAGAAATGCAGCTCGAATTGAGCTGCATTTCTTTTTGATATTTCTGGTTCTGTTTTCCAATGTTCGACATAATTTGTCATTATAGCAGTGCTGAGAAGTAGCAAAAAATAGCTATTTATAATTTAGTTTAATAAAGTGCTATGTCGTACTTGATAGTAGACAAACCAAAGATGGAAAGTTACAAAGTCACACTAGATCGTTGGGGATGAATATGTGGCTCAATGGAAAAAATTGCTCTTGATAAAGGTAAAGTCTAGTATTGATGGTGCTTGTCAGGATAGAAGAACCGTCCCCCTTGTCTTTGCCGTTTTAATCTTGCCTAGGTGGTAGAATGATTCCTTTATTGTTTTCGCTTTTCCGGGAGAGCAGATATGCAATATAGGACAAAACAGAAAAAATAGCAGCACTAAAGGTGCAGAGAATGGCTAGCAGGGCCTGAGTCCTTTCCTGCTCCGAAATGCCCCAAAAAAAGAAAATTAAAGCAGCCCCCCCGCCAATAAAACAAAATGTTTTCCATATCCGCATATAAATCCCTCCGATTAAATAACAAGATTGTAAATTAGCCAAGATAGTCCGTGCTATGTGTAGAAAGAAGGGAATATACTGCAGCACTGTAAATGCTGCAGTATATTCCGTTCGGACACTTGGTTAGCGATAATACGGAACAAAGCGCTCAGCGGTTTTGGTAATTACGCTGTAGTCAAAAGAATAAATTAATTCGTCAGTATAGATATTACGGACTTCTCCTCGATTTAATGTATAATCATAATCGCAGTTTACGCGTATTTTAGAATCTTTAGTTTGGTCCGCAGTTACGGTAAATCCAAAGCCTGTAGAAGTCCCAGCTGATACGCCAATTGAGCCATTGAACAGCTTCCCACTATGCCCGATGGATATTGTCATATTTGTAGTTGTAGTCTTGGAAAAAGTATAGCTTGAGACGCGACGCCAAACATCGGTATCGGGATGAAAACCACAATCAGAGTTACTTGCAGACCCATTTTTGATAAAAATCACTTTTAAGTATGTCCCATCTTCTGCTCTCCGAGTAGAGGCAAGTGGGACTGGCATATTATAGCCAGTTAAATTTCCGTATTCGTCATAACTTATGTAATAATCGGTATCAGAGGCTGTGGAGTCTCTTCCATCTGCTGCCATAGCAAAAGAACTAAAAGTAAGCGCACAGATAAGTAACATAGTAGTTAAAGAACGAACTAATTTTTTCATATGTCTTACTCGATTCTTACAATAATTTCAAAAAATGGGGGACGAGGGGATGTCCTTAAAGCTCTAAATCATCGGACTCTCCTCCTTCTCTAGCCGCCATCTGGCAGGACGCACGGTTTATTGAATCTCGGTCCAAAAGGTGTTACTCCTTATTCCCGGTGGATGACAAAGCTGACTTAATTTTTGCTGCCTAGACTCCGATAAAAAATGCCATTCCCCCTTCATTCGCCGTATCTTATCAATTGTTTGATTAAGGGAGGAAATAGCCCCATAGGGACTTTTATGTGCTCAAATACATATCAGCAGATTCTTGATGGGAGTTAGAAACGTGGTTCACATGTATAAAGACCAAAATTTATCCAAAGAAATGATAAAATTGAGATTGCCTATAGAAAGGCGGGAGGGCGAATTGTTACCGGAGCAAGACAGATTTCTGGACAACCTCTTCCGCCAATATACTTATGAGCTTTGGCGCTACGCAATATCTTATTTGAAAGATTTATCTAGGGCCGAGAAAATTGTGCAAGATACATTTCAGACCGCATTCATGCATGATTAGTCGGACAATCTGCCGTATAGATGTGCTTGCGGGTTCATGCTAACCTTCCCCCTGTCTCTTCCCTTACCGGTTAGTCCAGACCAAGGATGGTGCGTAGCATTAGGCGCACCTTATCAGCATTTTGAACGCGCCATTTCACAGAACCAGTTCCCTCGTCGCTATAATTGAAATTGCCGAGGAGGAGTTCTTTGACATGTCCGTCCACGAACAGCGCAAGTTCAAGATCAATGTTCATCTTTGGCATAGTATCTGTCCCAATTTTGGAATAAATTGCGCTGTTCATAGCAGGTTTTTAGGTATGTAAGAATTTTTGCTTCATCATAGACCTCAATTTTTTTCATATGGCCGTCTATATTTTGTTCGACATACACAACCTTGCAATTGTCTCCGCTCACAATCGGGCGCGGACGGAAGAAGAGGCACAGCGGGAGGATTGCGGAGATAGCAAGTACAAGCCATATGGCAGGTTTGAGTTGAATTTTTTTCATAATGAGCACCTTATTCTGATATTCTGATTACCACGTTGGCTCCGAAGTCACCTCGGAGCCAACGTGGTATCGTCCTTTTCTTACAGTATACCTGTTATACCATATAGTTGCATTGTTATCAGGAATGCTCCAGAATGTGGTTGTGACCAAGTTTACCAACACCGGGTTCACGGCCATTGGCAGGCCAAATGTGCTTGATTAAAGTAGTGCCGAAATACAGTTTAATTTAAGATGTAAAACACCAGCCCTGTGCCACACGCGATGGAGCAGGGCTGGTGCTATGGACGGATGAATGGATGGCCCTTTTGCATCTCCCATCTTGATATTTTTTCCATCTGCGCCTTACTTAGCATGGTCAGCCTGGATAGCCGCCGGATAGAACAGCGCTGCTCGTGGAGTTTTCGGAGATACTTCATCTGTCGCTCCGCTGGTAGCGGTGCAAAACTAGTTGTTGCCTACATCAGACGTTCCCCGCAATAAGGACAAACATACACGCCCCAAAAGCCGGAAAAAGGAAAACTTCGACCACAGCTTGGGCATCTCCAGTAAATCAGCATAAGTAAAACCCAGCCAATAATGGCGAATGCACCTACAGCTGCTGCGATGTACCGCAAAGGTGGAGACAATACTCCGAAGAGAGTAGATAAGATAAATACTACTATTAAAAATAGGCTATATTTTTTGACTTTTTTGTAGTTCAAAGATTCACCATCCTTCTATTGAACCAAGTCTATTATAGATTTCTAATAAGTTAGTACATGAACCTGTTTAAGGAGCGCCTGTAGAAATGTCTAAAGCGTATAGATTATCGTTTCCCAAATGCTTAATACATACTATAAAATTTTATCATATATTCGTCAGAGTTGTAACTACCCAATGCAGTTGTTAAGTTATAGTCCTTTCTGGATGAAGTGTGTGCTGTATAATAATAATCGGCACGAGTCCCTGTAATGAGCATAGTGTGGTAGCCATAGTAAGCGATAATATTGCGTTTCATTATTTGAACAGCATCGCCATTCCCATACCCTACAATTATTTTTGAACTCCAATTTAAGTAATCCCCAACCCGGATTAGGTCCGTAGTGTCTGCACCGTTCCAGCTCCAATAGGGGGAAAATTCTCTCGCACTTATCCATGGACTTGGATTGGCGACATCCCACGAATAATCCAGCTGCGTCGCATTAGCTGGACGAGGATATGTACTATTTTTCTTTCTAATATACCAATTGGAATCCATCGGTTTGCCACCAGCATATAAACACTGAGAAACAAAATTAGCGCAGTCGCCGCCCAGCGCACCTACATCAGGGTAATCGGTAAGATTATATGTAGAGTAATAGGCATATGCATAATTGATTGCCGCAGTAGTGTTGTAGCCAGCCAGTGAAGTTACTTTGGTGGCGCTTTTTTGACTAGCTAAAAAATCCAGAACATTTTTGCTATTGGTGCCCGCTGCATAACCTAGCAAATAAGAACCAAGCGCATCTTTCTGATCGACAGACAATTGGTCATAAATATTTATAACCTTTTCGACAAATTGGTTTCGGTCAGATTCTTCTGTAGACGTGGCGAGCGTCACATAAATATTAGTGTTACAGACGTTGTCAATCATATTACCTACAGATGTTTCATACGCTGCAATCTCTTGTGACCAGGCTTCATCATAAGAGATATCTACGTCGACAGAATCAGTGCCAATAGTTTGGATGGGCAAATTGCCAGTATCATCTGTGCTCTTAATCTCTTCCTTGTCATCCATGGCAAACACAAATTGGCTCATTGTTGTCAAAATCATCAGGAAAGCCACAATCAAAGCCATTACTTTTTTCATCTTAAATACTCCTTTTTAATTTACTTTGCCCACTCCCATATAGAATAATATGCGTTTAAAGAGAAGAAAACCTCGACCTTTTTGTTTTCTTTTGTAAAAAAGCAAAGTGCTCCCATCCGTTCAGATTCA contains the following coding sequences:
- a CDS encoding putative GGDEF domain/EAL domain protein (Evidence 3 : Function proposed based on presence of conserved amino acid motif, structural feature or limited homology), with product MERESRRRRGSTLFRRMLVFLLVILLLQTAIYLAVFFGGGVVRETENNAFEILRERTASRKQDLENNMLQRWSNVEEGKNDLMGIVGRVLADSGASAADLGSDSALCQDILDRVTPNLVAMLRRTGVTGAFAILNCPSGEGNYPGVYIRDYGPENYVSSNADLLMERGLPQVARDLSIPMDSYWSAFFRFGEGLESSTDFYFRPLEAAAAAAPEDRQENYFYHWSSSFTLSPADRPVIAYTIPLVWKDGTVFGVLGIDLTADYLADQLNYSELGGDRSGAYFLGRSTDGGQTYTAVCTSGPMFKAYFGKTDRLEIQSDAEYSGIVTLPGALEYSGKTIYGSVQPLKLYNSNTPFAGDRWALIGIQSETHLLQFSRQVNTMLLVTSAISLALGLVFTFLAARSFTRPISSLVGDLRQSDPNRLIRLRRVNITEVDALSESIENLSNSAVEAASHTSKIISMSHIPIGVFEYRANADTVFCGKNLFELLCWPERPEDDVFLPEREFFRRLYAITGESNLKTAGEQVYHVDCGERERWVQFFCRWEEEVALGVFLDVTADMEARQRIEYERDYDVLTGLYNRRAFDREVETRLAAGEKALGVAAMLMVDLDNLKYINDSFGHDYGDCYIQTFARCLRYFDCPHAVLGRRSGDEFNVFLYGYESEDAVRGAAVGFWGQLGETTSALPRGGEIRVRASGGLAWYGRDTDSYAELLRMADFTMYNVKHTVKGVLREFNRKEYDREAILIQGQDDLNRMLENRMVRYAIQPIVSAEDGSVYGYEFLMRPMVKRFSNLEDLFRLAKAESKLQQIEELTWGEAMSRFAFLARTGQIAAHTRAFINSVSNQNVANRFLSELEELYGDVLDRVVIEITESEEADRRIINAKRERVGSWGGLMALDDYGTGYNTDAALVDFAPDMVKVDASLTHRIDQDADRLALVSNLVSYAKGRDILVLAEGVETYEEMKTLIACGVDYLQGYYLSRPDFTVPQVPETVVEEIRALQRECTQGLQPV
- a CDS encoding putative Diguanylate cyclase (Evidence 3 : Function proposed based on presence of conserved amino acid motif, structural feature or limited homology; Product type pe : putative enzyme); this translates as MGRRTAAIGAALGAGLSLLAEVLLLCDYGSRAPWMLPHAVLLCILGAIGAGLIVLASRLFLQAPQSAAERGQFYLLSHFANTFLFEYRFQSRVLTFSDNLPQELGLGLHLEGADCSLRLCKLIHREDRHKLRAMAENPPAPKDEALQELRLLHSGGSYVWYECRVAATYDRHGRPMALLGRFENIDARKRREANLVARSTRDDLTGLLNRSAVTLRVEEWTQSPRAKEGGALFMLDLDNFKSINDSQGHATGDRALRLTARVLRDTFRESDILGRAGGDEFLVFMPGVSSPELASSRAERLCRTLSEQPFDSDNVFPFTCSVGISLFPQDGNSYAALFEAADAAMYQAKREGKNSYRLSSSLADSCI
- the gluQ gene encoding Glutamyl-Q tRNA(Asp) synthetase, translating into MEEKIVRGRFAPSPSGRMHLGNLFSALLAWLSVRSAGGKLVLRMEDLDPDRCRSEYSRQLADDLRWLGLNWDEGYEQGGGDGPYEQSGRTALYAAAFQELEGKGLVYPCYCTRAECLAASAPHRSDGQAIYDGRCRILTGEERSRLTQEGRRPAWRLAVPDRVISFTDVHLGPFAENLARDCGDFIVRRSDGVYAYQLAVVVDDASMGITQVVRGYDLLDSTPRQLWLYELLELTPPEFFHVPLLLAPDGRRLSKREKDLDVEALRRRFTAEEIIGKLAYLAGLQPAPAPSPAAALIPAFSWGKVPGEDIYVPDELWA
- a CDS encoding Predicted protein, whose translation is MAKRPVTTLFMLISVDGKISTGAAEALDVDKDFPQISGVREGLHQYYEIEQTTDLWALNSGRVQAKMGVNQKPLPERRLPVSFVVMDNHHLTRHGVEYLAHFVKNAVIVTSNPGHPAFSVLNEHLHILYYERLDAPVMLEDLYEKFGCEALTIQTGGTLNALFLREKLIDRVDLVVAPVLVGGRDTASLIDGPSLTAPEELSKLGVLQLERAEPLADSYLRLRYKVVK
- a CDS encoding putative phosphoglycolate phosphatase, bacterial (Evidence 3 : Function proposed based on presence of conserved amino acid motif, structural feature or limited homology), with the translated sequence MRFDTVIFDLDGTLLDTLQDLADSANYALAACGLPLRTLEEIRSFVGNGVGLLIARAVPEGTPDEVRGRCLELFRAHYLLNMENKTAPYPGVTDLLGKLGNEGYKLAIVSNKLDGAVKGLAQSHFDDLVPVAIGERNGVARKPAPDMVRLALEQLGSSAEKAVYVGDSDVDLETAENALLPCVSVSWGFRDRPFLLEHGAAHVADNTEELYRILRELS
- a CDS encoding hypothetical protein (Evidence 5 : No homology to any previously reported sequences); the encoded protein is MLRISQSSCGEKKKLVLIFIKMSFFFGGDKRDRTADLLNAIQALSQLSYTPTSQYSVFCGGDKRDRTADLLNAIQALSQLSYTPTSGSARLLPRTERMLF
- a CDS encoding exported hypothetical protein (Evidence 5 : No homology to any previously reported sequences): MRIWKTFCFIGGGAALIFFFWGISEQERTQALLAILCTFSAAIFSVLSYIAYLLSRKSENNKGIILPPRQD
- a CDS encoding exported hypothetical protein (Evidence 5 : No homology to any previously reported sequences): MKKLVRSLTTMLLICALTFSSFAMAADGRDSTASDTDYYISYDEYGNLTGYNMPVPLASTRRAEDGTYLKVIFIKNGSASNSDCGFHPDTDVWRRVSSYTFSKTTTTNMTISIGHSGKLFNGSIGVSAGTSTGFGFTVTADQTKDSKIRVNCDYDYTLNRGEVRNIYTDELIYSFDYSVITKTAERFVPYYR
- a CDS encoding hypothetical protein (Evidence 5 : No homology to any previously reported sequences), whose product is MMGVRNVVHMYKDQNLSKEMIKLRLPIERREGELLPEQDRFLDNLFRQYTYELWRYAISYLKDLSRAEKIVQDTFQTAFMHD
- a CDS encoding hypothetical protein (Evidence 5 : No homology to any previously reported sequences), yielding MPKMNIDLELALFVDGHVKELLLGNFNYSDEGTGSVKWRVQNADKVRLMLRTILGLD